A section of the Lynx canadensis isolate LIC74 chromosome A1, mLynCan4.pri.v2, whole genome shotgun sequence genome encodes:
- the ATP4B gene encoding potassium-transporting ATPase subunit beta — translation MAALQEKKSCSQRMEEFQRYCWNPDTGQMLGRTLSRWVWISLYYVAFYVVMTAIFALCIYTLMCTIDPYTPDYQDQLKSPGVTLRPDVYGDKGLDISYNVSDNRTWVDLVHTLHTFLAGYSPESQQDSINCTSNEYFFQEKFMAPNHTKFSCKFTADMLQNCSGLVDPNFGFAEGRPCFVIKMNRIVKFLPSNSTAPRVDCAFLDQQKDAQPLQVEYFPPNGTFSLHYFPYYGSKAQPHYSNPLVAVKLLNVPRNTEVLIVCKILADHVTFDNPHDPYEGKVEFKLKIQQ, via the exons ATGGCGGCGCTGCAGGAGAAGAAGTCATGCAGCCAGCGGATGGAGGAGTTTCAGCGCTACTGCTGGAACCCGGACACCGGGCAGATGCTGGGCCGGACGCTGTCGCGGTGGG TTTGGATCAGCCTCTACTACGTGGCCTTCTACGTGGTGATGACCGCAATCTTTGCTCTGTGCATTTACACACTCATGTGCACAATCGACCCGTACACACCTGACTACCAAGACCAGCTAAAGTCACCAG GGGTGACCTTGAGGCCAGATGTCTACGGGGACAAGGGCCTGGACATTTCCTACAATGTTTCCGACAACAGGACCTGGGTGGACCTCGTGCACACCCTCCACACCTTCCTGGCAG GCTACTCGCCAGAGTCCCAGCAGGACAGCATCAACTGCACCTCCAATGAGTACTTCTTCCAGGAAAAGTTCATGGCCCCCAACCACACCAAGTTCTCCTGCAAGTTCACAGCAGACATGCTGCAAAATTGCTCAGGGCTGGTGGACCCCAACTTTGGCTTCGCAGAAGGAAGGCCGTGCTTTGTGATTAAAATGAACAGG ATCGTCAAGTTCCTCCCCAGCAACAGCACGGCGCCCAGGGTGGACTGCGCCTTCCTG GACCAGCAAAAGGACGCCCAGCCCCTGCAGGTGGAGTACTTCCCACCCAACGGCACCTTCAGCCTCCACTACTTCCCTTACTACGGGAGCAAAGCACAG CCCCACTACAGCAACCCTCTGGTCGCTGTAAAACTTCTCAACGTCCCCAGAAACACGGAGGTCCTCATCGTGTGCAAGATCCTGGCCGATCATGTAACATTTGACAACCCCCACGATCCCTACGAGGGGAAGGTGGAGTTCAAGCTCAAAATCCAGCAGTAG
- the GRK1 gene encoding rhodopsin kinase GRK1 — MDFGSLETVVANSAFIAARGSFDGSSGPSSRDRKYLAKLKLPPLSKCQGLRESLDLAFLSVCSEQPIGKRLFQQFLGADQRHAPALELWKDIEDYDTADDDLRPQKARAILAAYLDPQAELFCSFLDEGTVAQAREGPVAGGDGLFRPLLQETLVYLSQAPFQEYLDSLHFQRFLQWKWLEAQPTGEDWFLDFRVLGKGGFGEVSACQMKATGKLYACKKLNKKRLKKRKGYQGAMVEKKILAKVHSRFIVSLAYAFETKTDLCLVITIMNGGDLRYHIYNVNEESPGFQEPRAVFYIAQIVSGLEHLHQRDIVYRDLKPENVLLDDDGNIRISDLGLAVELKDGQTKTKGYAGTPGFMAPELLQGEEYDFSVDYFALGVTLYEMIAARGPFRARGEKVENKELRQRVLSEPVKYSDKFSQASKDFCEALLEKDPEKRLGFRDGTCDGLRANPLFKDINWRQLEAGMLTPPFVPDSRTVYAKNIQDVGAFSTVKGVAFDKADTEFFQEFATGNCPIPWQEEMIETGVFAELNVWRSDGQMPDDMKGVAVEEAAPTSKSGMCLVS; from the exons ATGGATTTCGGGTCCCTGGAGACGGTGGTGGCCAACTCAGCCTTCATCGCTGCCCGGGGCAGCTTTGATGGGAGCAGCGGCCCATCCTCTCGGGACAGGAAGTACCTGGCCAAGCTGAAGCTGCCCCCACTGTCCAAGTGCCAGGGTCTCCGGGAGAGCCTGGACCTGGCGTTCCTGAGTGTGTGCTCAGAGCAGCCCATCGGCAAGCGGCTGTTCCAGCAGTTCCTGGGGGCCGACCAGAGGCATGCGCCGGCTCTGGAGCTTTGGAAGGACATCGAGGACTACGACACCGCTGACGATGACCTCCGGCCACAGAAGGCTCGCGCCATCCTGGCTGCGTACCTGGACCCCCAGGCCGAACTCTTCTGCAGCTTCCTGGACGAGGGGACCGTGGCGCAGGCCCGGGAGGGGCCCGTGGCGGGCGGGGACGGGCTCTTCCGGCCCCTGCTGCAGGAGACCCTGGTGTACCTGAGCCAGGCGCCCTTCCAGGAGTACCTGGACAGCCTGCACTTCCAGCGCTTCCTGCAGTGGAAGTGGCTGGAGGCCCAGCCCACCGGGGAGGACTGGTTTCTGGACTTCAGGGTCCTGGGGAAAGGCGGCTTCGGGGAGGTGTCTGCGTGCCAGATGAAGGCCACCGGCAAGTTGTATGCGTGTAAGAAGCTCAACAAAAAGAGACTCAAGAAAAGGAAGGGGTACCAG GGTGCTATGGTAGAGAAGAAGATTCTAGCAAAGGTACACAGCAGGTTTATAGTCTCGCTGGCGTATGCATTTGAAACCAAAACCGACCTCTGTCTGGTGATAACTATCATGAACGGAGGCGACCTGAG ATACCACATCTACAACGTGAACGAGGAGAGCCCTGGCTTCCAGGAGCCACGTGCCGTGTTCTACATAGCCCAGATTGTCAGCGGCCTGGAGCACCTACATCAGAGGGACATCGTCTACCGAGACCTCAAGCCTGAGAACGTACTTCTGGATGATGACG GTAATATCCGAATATCTGACCTTGGGCTGGCCGTGGAGCTGAAGGACGGGCAGACCAAGACCAAGGGCTATGCAGGAACCCCAG GTTTCATGGCCCCTGAGCTCTTGCAGGGTGAGGAGTACGACTTTTCTGTGGATTACTTTGCCCTGGGGGTTACACTGTACGAGATGATCGCGGCCAGAGGACCCTTCCGCGCCCGCGGGGAGAAG GTAGAGAACAAGGAGCTCAGACAGAGGGTCCTCTCCGAGCCCGTCAAGTACTCGGACAAGTTCAGCCAGGCCAGCAAGGACTTCTGCGAGGCGCTGCTGGAGAAGGACCCTGAGAAGCGCCTGGGGTTCAGAGACGGGACCTGTGACGGGCTCCGCGCCAACCCCCTCTTTAAGGACATTAACTGGAGACAGCTGGAGGCCG GGATGCTGACACCCCCCTTCGTCCCAGACTCCAGGACAGTCTATGCCAAGAACATCCAGGACGTGGGCGCCTTCTCCACGGTCAAGGGCGTGGCCTTCGACAAAGCCGATACCGAGTTCTTCCAGGAGTTCGCGACCGGCAACTGCCCCATTCCCTGGCAGGAGGAGATGATCGAGACGGGCGTGTTCGCGGAGCTGAACGTCTGGCGCTCTGACGGGCAGATGCCTGACGACATGAAGGGGGTCGCCGTGGAGGAGGCAGCCCCCACGTCCAAGTCCGGGATGTGTCTGGTTTCCTAG